The Catharus ustulatus isolate bCatUst1 chromosome 9, bCatUst1.pri.v2, whole genome shotgun sequence genomic interval tccagccccttcccagctcctcagggattctccagccccttcccagctccctcagggattctccagccccttcccaatccctcagggattctccagcctctcccagctctgttccctgccctggccagctgtgcccatccccagccAGATGCAGAACTCTGTGCTCACCAATCCCACAGCATCAGCTCAGTTTTGTCCCTGAAATGCTTCACCTGTCACTTCTTACCAGAAACATGCACGATTCTGATAAACAGCAGAGCTTACAGAGTATTTTCCACCTTATTtctctgcagtttctttttAGTCATGTATTTGTCCTCAGCTTGAGTGGGACTTTCCTCCCCCATTGCTCATTCAGAGACTTTTTTCGGAGCTAGGAAAGCGTGGTTGTGGGGAaaaccacagcccagggcacagggagtgTAAGGTGCTCCTAAAAGGAtttagaaaggatttttttccaccttctttTCAGTTTGCAAGGGCCCAGCTCGGGGTGggggctggcagaggctgcaggagctgtgctgggggcagagcagcagcctggcacccTTTGCTTTGCCAGCCAACACGGGCAGGGCaaactcatttttaaatttgttgttGCAGTCTTAGGAGGTGAAGGGCTGAGAATTCAGAGCctggagggatccaggagagctggagagggactggggacaaggatggagggacaggacactgggaatggattcccagagggcagggctgggtgggattttgggcagggattgttccctgggagggtggaaggggctgggatggaattcccagaggagctggatcCCTGtagtgcccaaggccaggctgggcattgaggtttggagcagcctgggacagtgggagcgGTATgaaatgagctttaaggtctctaTCAACACAACCCGCTCCAgaattccacaattccacaCCCATCCAGCTGTGGAGCATCTCCAGGGGACTCTCTGGAGGGCTTGGAGCTCCCTGCGGAgcgggcagggctgtgccagagccttTCCCTCTCCCAATCCAGCATTTCCCggggatccctgtccctgccatcctACCTCGCCCGGCCGCAGCCCGGCTCAGGGGgatgctggcagggctggaggtcCCTTTGGAGTTGCGGGCGGTGACGAGGAGGCTGCGGGCTCCCGGCGGCACCAGCACCGTGCACTCGGTGCCCGAGGTGAGGCACAGCGGCTCCGCTCCCCCGGAGCTCTCGGGGCTCACGGCATAGCCCAGGATCCTCCCGCGGGCATCCCGGGCTGCCAGCGGCTGCCAGGGCGAGATGGGCACGGGTTTGTGGGGTCTGGAACCGCCACACCCAGGCGGGACAGCTGTCCCCTGGGTTGGTGACACGTTCTCAAGGGATGGAGTTTTCCTGCCACGCTGTGGCCGAAGGGCTCCTCAGGGAGGGCGGCGCCTCCGGCTGCTCGGGGAGGAGCGGCagagccccaaaatctcctcaccTTGATCAAGATCGTCACCTCGCGGCTGCCGTCGGGCAGGAGCCGGCCCAGGCGCCGCCAcacggcgggagcggcggcgggggctgcgacaggaggggacacggtgagacaccgcggggacagcggggggcATCCCAGGGACACAAAGGGGACACGGTGAGACaccgcggggacagcggggggaaTCCCAGGGACAcagcggggacaccggggggcagcccagggacactaaggggacagcggggggaaTCCCAGGGACACccgaggggacaccgggggacaccagggacacgGTGagacaccgcggggacaccggggggaaTCCCAGGGACACccgaggggacaccggggacaccagggacaccgtgagacaccgcggggacaccgagggacaccccagggacaccgtGAGACACCGGGGGCACCCAAGGGACATCCGAGGGGACACCGTGAGACaccgcggggacagcggggggaaCCTCAGGGACACCGTGAGACAccaggggacaccgaggggacaccgaggggacaccgaggaGCACCCAAGGGACATCGTgagacaccccagggacaccgtGAGACACCGGGGGGCATTCCGGcgacaccgcggggacacccGAGGGTACCCCAgggacacagtggggacaccggggggacaccgCGGGGGACACAGCGGGGACACCGTGAGACACCCGAGGGCACCCCAGGGACACCGTGAGACACTCgaggacacccagggacaccgtgagacaccccagggacaccccagggacaccgtGAGACACCCGAGGACACCCCGGgtccccccctccctcccctccggGCAGCCCCTCCCGCCGGGGCTCCGCGGCCGGGAGAGGAAAGGGCGCGGACGGACAGAACCGGGGGCgctgcttttttggggggagcaCCCCCGGAACCGCCGGGACGGGAGGGCAGCGCTGTCCCCGCATCCCGGGAGGGCTGAGGGCACATCCCGAGCTAACGGCTGGCACGGATGGGGGGAGCTGGCTCGGGGTGACAGCGACTTGTCGCGATTTTTCCACCCAGAGGAGCAAGAAAGCCACTAAAGATCAgttggaaaaaccctctgagAACATCGAGCCCAGATCTGTCAAGGCCACCGTGTCCCCAAGCGCcacctccccagagcagctgtgcgACAAACGCCACACGCGGTGTCCCCACCTGCCTCGGGGGTGCTGTAGGTGAGGGGGGGGCTCCAGGCGCTCCAGGGGCTGCGGGCGCTGCCGAGCCGGCACCGCACCTGGAACACGAACTCGGTGTCGCTCTGCAGCTCGTGCTGCCAGCGGGGACCGTCCTGTGTCGCGGTGTCGCACGGCtccacctgcagggacagcggggctgggggagcgGCACCCGGCGGGTCCCCACTGCCACCTCCTGGCACGGGACAGGGGTGACATTGtcccctccagtgccaccccgCGGGGCACAGCGCTGGGTTCTGTCACcgagggggttttggggctcctgtggcagcggggacacagccagcactcggggatgtccccaaggggcacagctgggacacagccagcgctcagggatgtccccaaaggacacagccagcactcagggatgtccccaaaggacacagccagcactcagggatgtccccaaagggcacagctgggacacagccagcgctcagggatgtccccaaaggACACAGCCGGACCCTGGCAGCgctcagggatgtccccaaagggcacagcggggacacagccagcacccaggatgtccccaaagGGCACaactgggacacagccagcactcagggatgtccccaaagggctcagtggggacacagccagcactcagggatgtccccaaagggctcagctgggacacagccagcactcagggatgtccccaaaggGCACAGCGGGGACAAAGCCAGCATTCAGGATGTCCCCAAAGGGCTCAGCTGGGACCCGCAGCgctcagggatgtccccaaaggTCACAGATGGGACCTGGCAGcactcagggatgtccccaaagggctcagctgggacacagccagcactcagggatgtccccaaaggGCACAGCGGGGACAAAGCCAGCATTCAGGATGTCCCCAAAGGGCTCAGCTGGGACCCGGCAGCgctcagggatgtccccaaaggTCACAGATGGGACCTGGCAGcactcagggatgtccccaaagggctcagtggggacacagccagcactcagggatgtccccaaagggctcagctgggacacagccagcactcaggatgtccccaaagggcacagctgggacacagtcAGCgctcagggatgtccccaaaggacacagctgggatctggcagcactcagggatgtccccaaaggTCACAGATGGGACACAGCCAGAGCTCAGGATGTCCCCaaagggcacagctgggaccctggcagcactcagggatgtccccaaagggcacagctgggacctGCCAGCAgtcagggatgtccccaaaggGCTCAGCCGGAGCTGTCCCGGTGTGGTTTTGTGTGGGATGTGCACTGAGAATCCCAGAGGATTTTGTGCTTTGTCCTTACAGAGcctttggaaatatttggaatatttggaATTTGGTCTTTTAGAAGCAGGGCTAACCCTGCCCACGAGGCCAGCTGCTCTCTCAGATGGTGTCACCTCTCCTTTCCCCCGAGTGGGACCTGCCAGGGGTGCCATTCCCAGCAGCACCGGAGTTTTGGATGAGCCCAAACATTCCCATTGCCCACGGGgggctccagcaggagcaggactcGTGTCCCTTCAGCAGGGACATGTGGGGAggtctgggggtcctgggggtctcaCGTGCCACGCTGGGTGTCCGTGGCTCTGTGCCTCTCCTGGCACTGCACGTTCTGCAGCCGGCTCCGGCTCCTCCAGCGCGTGGTGGTGATGGGGGGGACGACTCCGAGGTGTCAGCGCCGATGGCCACGGGCAGGGCGGGGACAActgtggggacagacagggaggggtggggctgtccctgtgcccaggggtgtccccagagtgacactgcagggcagggcagggggcaggcacagccccagcacggTGTGGgcagagagagatggagagatgagggatggatgatggatggatggatgatgatggatggatggatggatggatgatggatggatggatggatgatggatggatgatggatggatggatggatggatgatggatggatgatggatggatgatggatgatggatggatggatgatggatggatggatgatggatggatgatgatggatggatggatggatggatggatggatggatggatgatggatgatggatggatggatggatggatggatgatggatggatgatggatgatggatggatggatgatggatggatgatggatggatgatggatgatggatggatggatgatggatggatgatggatgatggatgatggatggatggatggatggatgatgatggatggataatggatgatgtgatggatggatgatggatggatggatgatggatggatggatggatggatgatggatggatgatggatggatgatggatgatggatggtggatggatgatggatggatgatggatgatggatgatggatggatggatggatggatggatggatggatgatggatgatggatggatggatgatggatggatggatggatggatgatggatggatggatgatggatggatgatggatggatgatggatgatggacgatggatggacggatggatgatggatggatgatggatggatggatggatggatgatggatggatggatggatggatggatgatggatggatgatggatggatggatgatggatggatggatggatggatggatgatggatggatgatgatggatggatggatgatggatgatggatggatgatggatgatggatggatgatggatggatgatggacgatggatggatgatggatgatggatgatggatgatggatggatggatgatggatgatggatgatggatggatggatgatggatggatgatggatggatggatggatgatggatggatgatggatgatggatgatggatggatgatggatggatggatggatgatgatggatgggatgatgatggatggatggatgatgatggatggatggatggatggatgatgatggatggatggatggatgatggatggatgatggatggatggatgatggatgatggatggatggatggatgatggatggatggatgatggatgatggatggatggatggatggatggatgatggatgatggatggatgatggatggatgatgggatgggatggatgatggatgatggatggatggatgatggatgatggatgatggatggatgatgatggatggatgatggatggatggatggatgatggatgatgatggatgatggatgatggatggatgatggatggatggatgatggatggatgatggatggatgatggatgatggatggatggatggatgatggatgatggatggatggatagatggatgatggatggatgatggatggatggatgatggatggatggatggatgatggatggatggatggatggatgatggatggatgatggatggatggatggatgatggatggatggatggatggatgatggatggatgatggatggatggatggatgatggatggatggatggatggatgatggatggatgatggatggatgatgatggatggatggatggatgatgaatggatgatggatgatgatggatgatggatggatgatggatggatgatggatggatggatggatgatgaatggatggatggatgatggatgatggatgatggatggatggatgatggatggatgatggatgatggatggatgatggatggatggatggatggatggatggatggatgatggatggataatggatgatggatgatggatggatgatggatggatggatggatgatggatggatggatggatggatgatggatgatggatggatggatggatgatggatggatggatggatgatggatggatgatggatgatggatggatggatgatggatggatgatggatggatgatggatgatggatggtggatggatgatggatggatgatggatgatggatgatggatggatggatggatggatggatggatggatgatggatgatggatggatggatgatggatggatggatggatggatgatggatggatggatgatggatggatgatggatgatggatggatgatggatggatgatggatgatggacgatggatggacggatggatgatggatggatgatggatggatggatggatggatgatggatggatggatggatggatgatggatgatggatggatggatggatggatggatgatggatggatgatggatggatggatggatgatgggatgatggatggatgatggatggatggatggatgatggatggatgatggacgatggatggacggatggatgatggatgatggatggatgatggatgatggatggatgatggatggatgatggatggatggatggatgatgaatggatggatggatgatggatgatggatgatggatggatgatggatggatgatggatgatggatggatgatggatgatggatggatggatgatggatggatgatggatggatggatggatgatggatgatggatggatggatgatggatgaatggatggatgatggatgaaggatggatgatggatggatgatggatgagcGATGATGGATGAGGGATGAGGgtggatggacacacagacacaggacGTACCGATCTCCTGCAggctgaggagctgtggggcCGAGCGGGCGGTGCCCAGCGTGTTGTTGGCCTGCACCCACACCGAGTAGTGGCTCTCGTTGTGCAGctctctcagcagcacaggtgagccTGCAGGGaagctcttttcttcctcatcctcctcatcctgtgccaccaccctggaagcagaaggcagctctgtcccagtgcccatcccagcaccaCACACCTGAGGTGtcacagctcctgagcagggCGTGgtcacccccaaacccagagcttGTCACCCCTGAAGCAAACGGGGAAGtcattcccttccctgccctgctgctgcccatttGGGaactccttccttcccttctggcTGCACAGCCTGACCCCAAgcaaatttcagcagaaaaatgggaTTCCATGTGATGGGATTTGATGTCTTTAAAATTGAGTCAGGGTGTCTGAAAGGCTGCCAGGTGGTGCCGTGGGGATTTCAGTGGCAGGGAATATCCTGGGATGGGTGTGAACATGCCAGGTGGTGCCATGGGGACCTTGGTGACAAGGGAGCATcccagggtggcactgtggCACACCATGCAGCAGCCAGCACCTCTGCTTCAGCTTCAAGCTGCActtttggttttgggatttgggcagcGTTAGCTTCACCCCCTCTTTCCCCTGGAGCTGCTACTCGGCTGGGGCAGGGCACGCTGAGCGTGACAGCCGGGGCTGCACCCTGCAGGGCCCAGGTGACAAAACGTGAGCTGCAGGAAGTGGAACTGGGGCAcggcagctctgctgtcactggggctgtcacctggggctgtcactgggAATGTCACCGGGGGCTGTCACCGGGAATGTCACCGGGAATGATACCCGGGAATGCCACCCGGAGCTGTCACCGGGGCTACCCCCCGGAGCTGCCACCCGGGAATGTGACTGGGGCTGTCACCGGGGGCTGTCACCCGGGGCTGTCACCCGGGAATGCCACCCGGGAATGCCACCCGGGGCTGTCACCGGGGGCTGTCACCGGGGGCTGTCACCCGGGGCTGTCACCCGGGAATGCCACCCGGGAATGTCACCCGGGTCTGTCACCCGGGAATGCCACCCGGGAGCTGCCACCCGGGAATGTCACCCGGGAATGCCACCCGGGAATGTCACCGGGAGCTGCCACCCGGTAATGCCACCCGGGGCTGTCACCGGGGGCTGTCACCCGGGGCTGTCACCCGGGAATGCCACCCGGGAATGTCACCCGGGGCTGTCACCGGGAATGTCACCGGGAGCTGCCACCCGGCAATGCCACCCGGGAATGCCACCCGGGAATGCCACCCGGGGGTGCCACCCCATCCCCAGGGTCCCACGCTCACCTGCGCAGGTGCAGGCTGTGCCGGGTGGGCAGCTGCGTGTCCCGTCCCGTGTCCCAGGCGCACTCCAGGCGCTCCGAGCCCTCGGCGATGGCGCAGCTCAGGTTCccgggggggtccggggggtcTGCGGGGGCGAGGCCGGCTCAGGGCACGGCAGGAGCAGACCCGGAATGCTCGGGGGTGATCGCAGGGGGTACTCACAGCCCGCCCGGAGCTCGGAGCCGCACAccaggctgtggctcaggctgCCGGAGCAGCGGGAGAAGCAGCTCACGGTGGCCAAGGGCATCCGAAAATCGCGCAGGAGGAGGCGCCACGGCGCTGCCGGGCAGGGGCTGCTCGGTGCCCTCAGCCCGGCTGTAgttgaggaggatgaggagctgggcCGAAGGGCAGCTCAGCGTGGCCTGGCAGCCGATGGAGATGTCGGAACCCATCCGAACCACGGCCGCGGGCTCGATCCACACGCGCCCCTTGCACTCGATGCTCGCAGCGCCTGTGCCAAAGCGGGAGGGCTCCGGGGTGTTCcagcggggcaggggggggccggggggctgcagggagatgcTTTGCCCTTTGGGGTGCAGCAGCGAGGGGGTCACACCCCGCCCTGCTCACCTCGAACCCCACGGGGTGTGGATAAACGCAGGGTCACGGGTGATGCTGGGCAGAAATCATTTTTCCATggtccaaagccaggctggacagggtttggagcagcctgggacagtggaaagtgtccctgcccagggctgggcgAGCTCTCAGGTCTCTCCCAGCCCAAATTTGGGGCTGGGCTGAACCCCCCACCTGCAGCatcgccccggccccgctg includes:
- the IL23R gene encoding LOW QUALITY PROTEIN: interleukin-23 receptor (The sequence of the model RefSeq protein was modified relative to this genomic sequence to represent the inferred CDS: inserted 2 bases in 2 codons; deleted 2 bases in 2 codons), with product RVSPPLLSLWDPPDPQTHPPHGRAAHISLPPPHLALSPPGRAGAASQEDFFHFFSLRLCQVWAAIQAMAGSSKALVLPVLLCCLCPGEWDGMSQRGRGDAAGGGFSPAPNLGWERPESSPSPGQGHFPLSQAAPNPVQPGFGPWKNDFCPASPVTLRLSTPRGVRGAASIECKGRVWIEPAAVVRMGSDISIGCQATLSCPSAQLLILLNYSRAEGTEQPLPGSAVRLLLRDFRMPLATVSCFSRCSGSLSHSLVCGSELRAGYPPDPPGNLSCAIAEGSERLECAWDTGRDTQLPTRHSLHLRRVVAQDEEDEEEKSFPAGSPVLLRELHNESHYSVWVQANNTLGTARSAPQLLSLQEIVVPALPVAIGADTSESSPPXTTTRWRSRSRLQNVQCQERHRATDTQRALCPAGWHWRGQCHPCPVPGGGSGDPPGAAPPAPLSLQVEPCDTATQDGPRWQHELQSDTEFVFQVRCRLGSARSPWSAWSPPLTYSTPEAAPAAAPAVWRRLGRLLPDGSREVTILIKPLAARDARGRILGYAVSPESSGGAEPLCLTSGTECTVLVPPGARSLLVTARNSKGTSSPASIPLSRAAAGREFPAPEAVEVKPENQSTLLVQWKPPQHSQTPXLWFILEWISSSQHGQEEEKFSWEKVPRQETHTYIQAEAAAGAPARVRLFAVYPDGISEPSSSPAPPQEQLLGRAFSEMSQDDDTRVFLGLSLSMVGLSILFAVVMFKKSVRKRVKATLVSLLPEWLLEDFPRLENSAVVKSLQPQEPFLAPGDPAVTEIEEVPAQEQHQSLDTKARARTEVAELPRTVVAPSSLALEQLSPYKPQLCDRDALGYVAAGFPQAHPPAEIPEPEVGIFCQDYTSPVPQLWEQQGAGTARECLLERIHLVLNSSQAFPAQEFRSPEKPWEPSDVPEQMLVPQELLSCLRASSREPVDTNTEWEGCSGRSWDWG